In a single window of the Streptomyces sp. NBC_00353 genome:
- a CDS encoding DUF3492 domain-containing protein, translating into MRIGLLTDGGYPYATGESRLWCDRLVRGLTHEFDLYALSRSAEQEARGWVQLPPQVSRVRTAPLWMADEDILGSHVPKGLIARLVTGGGGRSYGRRERRRFTAHFTALATSICTADVTRDEEDGVRRTGGSDTADAQFTDGLYGLAELAREHGGLPAALRSETAVRVLEAACRAPGTGRTVQTATVPDLLAFAAELDRVLRPLSLDWYDEESLGAVDLCHATSGGAAALPGLLAKRFFGVPLLVTEHGVQLRAHYLAATGTPLSAPVRALLANFLGRLATEVYRQAALITPGNTHARRWQERCGADRAKLRTVYPGMEAARFAALGESGDDGGPDTLVWVGRIEPSKDLIALLHAFVEVRRAEPDARLRIIGAPAPCADGTTYLAQCRALAAQLFPDEAADAHAIGDNPVSFEDIGDAELPDLAEAYAAGGIVVLSSVVEGFPISLVEAMFCGRATVSTDVGAVVEVIGGTGLVVPPRNPRALAVACIALLRDPERRARLGAAARARALELFTVEQNLAAFRGIYLELISHSPVRRDAHALNADGAPRPFATPPEAHVLGSWTAPVPPTAGHTPSWAAEGACAGARRTGDGDV; encoded by the coding sequence GTGCGGATCGGACTCCTCACCGACGGTGGTTATCCGTATGCGACCGGTGAGTCCAGACTCTGGTGCGACCGTCTGGTGCGCGGACTGACGCACGAGTTCGATCTCTATGCGCTCAGCCGCTCCGCCGAGCAGGAGGCGCGGGGCTGGGTACAGCTCCCGCCCCAGGTCAGCCGGGTGCGGACGGCGCCGCTATGGATGGCCGACGAGGACATCCTGGGCAGCCATGTCCCCAAGGGGCTGATCGCCCGGCTGGTGACCGGCGGGGGCGGGCGGTCGTACGGACGCCGCGAACGGCGCCGCTTCACGGCGCACTTCACGGCGCTCGCGACATCCATCTGTACGGCGGACGTGACGCGCGACGAAGAGGACGGCGTACGTCGGACGGGTGGCTCCGACACCGCCGACGCGCAGTTCACGGACGGGCTGTACGGACTCGCCGAACTGGCCCGCGAACACGGCGGACTTCCCGCGGCGCTCCGCTCCGAAACCGCAGTCCGCGTACTCGAAGCCGCCTGCCGTGCCCCCGGCACCGGCCGCACCGTCCAGACCGCGACCGTCCCTGACCTCCTCGCCTTCGCCGCGGAGCTGGACCGCGTCCTGCGTCCGCTCTCCCTCGACTGGTACGACGAGGAGAGCCTCGGCGCGGTCGACCTCTGCCACGCCACGTCCGGCGGAGCCGCAGCTCTGCCGGGGCTGTTGGCCAAACGCTTCTTCGGGGTGCCGCTGCTGGTCACCGAGCACGGTGTGCAGCTGCGGGCGCACTACCTCGCCGCGACCGGCACGCCGCTGAGTGCGCCGGTACGCGCCCTGCTCGCCAACTTCCTCGGACGGCTCGCCACCGAGGTGTACCGGCAGGCCGCGCTCATCACTCCGGGCAATACGCACGCCCGCCGCTGGCAGGAGCGGTGCGGCGCCGACCGGGCCAAGCTGCGCACCGTCTACCCCGGCATGGAGGCGGCCCGCTTCGCCGCGCTCGGGGAGAGCGGCGACGACGGAGGACCCGACACGCTGGTCTGGGTCGGCAGGATCGAACCCTCCAAGGACCTGATCGCGCTGCTGCACGCGTTCGTCGAGGTGCGCAGGGCCGAACCCGACGCGCGGCTGCGCATCATCGGCGCACCGGCGCCGTGCGCGGACGGCACCACGTACCTCGCCCAGTGCCGGGCGCTCGCCGCCCAGCTCTTCCCCGACGAGGCCGCCGACGCGCACGCCATCGGTGACAACCCGGTCTCCTTCGAGGACATCGGCGACGCCGAACTGCCCGACCTGGCGGAGGCGTATGCGGCGGGCGGGATCGTGGTCCTCTCCAGCGTCGTCGAAGGCTTCCCGATCAGCCTGGTCGAGGCGATGTTCTGCGGACGTGCCACGGTGTCGACGGACGTCGGCGCCGTCGTCGAAGTCATCGGCGGTACGGGACTGGTGGTGCCGCCGCGCAACCCCCGGGCGCTCGCCGTCGCATGCATCGCGCTGCTGCGTGACCCCGAGCGCCGCGCACGCCTCGGCGCGGCCGCCCGCGCCCGCGCGCTCGAACTCTTCACCGTCGAGCAGAACCTCGCGGCATTTCGCGGCATTTACCTGGAGCTGATCTCGCACTCCCCGGTGCGCAGGGACGCGCATGCGCTGAACGCGGACGGCGCTCCTCGCCCGTTCGCGACCCCGCCGGAGGCCCATGTGCTGGGCAGCTGGACGGCCCCTGTCCCGCCCACGGCCGGGCACACCCCGAGCTGGGCCGCCGAGGGCGCGTGCGCGGGCGCGCGGAGAACGGGGGACGGCGATGTGTGA
- a CDS encoding ABC transporter ATP-binding protein codes for MSLVEVSDLTISFDGADGVRAVDGLSFTLEEGAALGVVGESGSGKSASAYALLGLHRGTGATVGGSIRVAGVDVQAADDAELRALRGAKAAMVFQDPLSSLDPYYAVGDQIAEVYRVHTRASGRAARARAVDVLDRVGIPDAARRSRSRPHEFSGGMRQRALIAMALACEPQLLIADEPTTALDVTVQAQILDLLHTLRRETGMGLLLVTHDVGVAAESVDEVLVMQSGREVERGPVAEVLGAPRQPYTRELLAAVPRVDAKRPEPELVPAGRVADAGEPRLDAAVSRAAQVGEPLLEAIDLRREFGRGRSRMTAVDGVSLTVHPGETLGIVGESGSGKTTLGRMLVRLLDPTAGRLHYRGTEIGSLSDKALRPHRRELQMVFQDPVASLNPRRSIGESVADPLRAAGALDDTRVRARVQELLERVGLDPDRYDRYPHEFSGGQRQRVGIARALAADPKLIVCDEPVSALDVTTQAQVTALLAELQRELGLGLVFIAHDLAVVRQVSDRVAVMRQGRIVEQGSVDEVYGAPQDPYTKQLLAAVPALDPALAAVRRAARKELAAA; via the coding sequence ATGAGTCTGGTCGAGGTCTCCGATCTGACCATCTCCTTCGACGGCGCGGATGGCGTACGGGCCGTGGACGGCCTTTCCTTCACGCTGGAGGAGGGCGCGGCGCTCGGCGTCGTCGGCGAGTCCGGCTCCGGCAAGAGCGCGTCGGCGTACGCCCTGCTCGGGCTCCACCGGGGGACAGGCGCCACGGTCGGCGGCTCGATCCGGGTTGCCGGCGTGGACGTACAGGCGGCGGACGACGCGGAGCTGCGGGCGCTGCGCGGGGCGAAGGCCGCGATGGTCTTCCAGGACCCGCTGTCCTCGCTGGACCCGTACTACGCGGTCGGTGACCAGATCGCCGAGGTCTACCGGGTCCACACACGCGCCTCCGGGCGGGCGGCGCGGGCGCGGGCCGTCGACGTGCTCGACCGGGTCGGGATCCCCGACGCGGCGCGGCGGTCACGGTCCCGGCCGCACGAGTTCTCCGGCGGGATGCGGCAGCGTGCGCTGATCGCGATGGCGCTGGCCTGCGAGCCGCAGCTGCTGATCGCCGACGAGCCGACGACCGCGCTGGACGTCACCGTCCAGGCCCAGATCCTGGACCTGCTGCACACCCTGCGCCGGGAGACCGGCATGGGGCTCCTGCTGGTCACCCACGATGTGGGCGTCGCGGCGGAGAGCGTCGACGAGGTGCTGGTCATGCAGTCGGGCCGGGAGGTGGAGCGCGGGCCGGTCGCCGAGGTGCTCGGCGCGCCCCGGCAGCCGTACACGCGCGAGCTGCTGGCCGCCGTACCGCGGGTGGACGCGAAGCGCCCGGAGCCGGAGCTCGTTCCGGCCGGTCGTGTCGCGGACGCGGGCGAGCCGAGGCTCGACGCCGCCGTGTCCCGCGCTGCGCAGGTGGGCGAGCCGCTGCTCGAAGCCATCGATCTGCGACGCGAATTCGGACGGGGCCGCAGCCGGATGACCGCCGTGGACGGTGTATCGCTCACCGTCCACCCCGGCGAGACACTCGGCATCGTCGGCGAGAGCGGCAGCGGCAAGACGACGCTCGGCCGGATGCTCGTACGCCTCCTCGACCCGACCGCGGGCCGGCTCCACTACCGGGGTACGGAGATCGGATCGCTGTCGGACAAGGCGCTCCGCCCGCACCGGCGCGAGCTCCAGATGGTCTTCCAGGACCCCGTCGCCTCGCTCAACCCGCGCCGCTCGATCGGTGAATCCGTCGCCGATCCGCTGCGCGCGGCGGGCGCACTCGACGACACCCGTGTCCGGGCGCGCGTCCAGGAACTGCTGGAACGCGTCGGCCTCGACCCCGACCGGTACGACCGCTACCCGCACGAGTTCAGCGGCGGCCAGCGCCAGCGCGTCGGCATCGCCCGCGCGCTCGCCGCCGACCCCAAGCTGATCGTCTGCGACGAACCGGTCTCCGCGCTCGACGTCACCACCCAGGCACAGGTCACCGCACTCCTGGCCGAGCTCCAGCGCGAACTCGGCCTCGGACTGGTCTTCATCGCCCATGACCTCGCGGTCGTGCGGCAGGTCAGCGACCGGGTCGCGGTGATGCGGCAGGGCCGGATCGTCGAGCAGGGGAGTGTCGACGAGGTGTACGGGGCGCCCCAGGATCCGTACACCAAGCAGCTGCTGGCCGCCGTGCCCGCCCTCGATCCGGCGCTCGCGGCAGTGCGCCGCGCAGCCCGCAAGGAGCTGGCCGCAGCCTGA
- a CDS encoding ABC transporter permease, with product MSRFLLRRIGGALFVLLALSVVVYAAFYVAPGNVAQIACGPRCSPAQVAQVSDQLRLGDPLYLQYAHFLQGIFAGRDYSTGTGILHCQAPCLGRSYQNDEQVTQMILTKLPATASLAIGAFVLWIVLGVGTGLLSVWRRGRATERLLTGLTLAGMATPVFVVGLLLIIVFCSALQLLPFPDYVPLTENPEQWAWNLLLPWVSLALVSAAPYARMTRASMLETLAEDHVRTFRAYGVSERKLVGRHALRGALGPVIALGALDIGSMFGGAVLTESLFNIPGVGRELVDAVKNVDLPVVVGLVLVTGFFVVLANAVADILQAMADRRVVLA from the coding sequence ATGAGCCGGTTCCTGCTGCGGCGCATCGGCGGGGCGCTCTTCGTGCTCCTCGCCCTCAGCGTCGTCGTCTACGCCGCCTTCTATGTCGCCCCGGGCAACGTCGCCCAGATCGCCTGCGGTCCGCGCTGCTCGCCCGCCCAGGTGGCACAGGTCAGCGACCAACTGCGGCTCGGCGACCCGCTGTACCTGCAGTACGCGCACTTCCTCCAGGGGATCTTCGCCGGCCGCGACTACTCGACCGGCACCGGAATCCTGCACTGCCAGGCACCCTGCCTCGGACGCTCCTACCAGAACGACGAGCAGGTCACCCAGATGATCCTGACCAAGCTCCCGGCCACCGCCTCGCTCGCCATCGGCGCCTTCGTGCTGTGGATCGTGCTCGGCGTCGGCACCGGGCTGCTGTCGGTGTGGCGGCGCGGCCGCGCGACCGAGCGGCTCCTCACCGGACTGACCCTGGCCGGCATGGCCACGCCCGTCTTCGTCGTCGGTCTGCTGCTGATCATCGTCTTCTGCTCGGCGCTGCAGCTGCTGCCGTTCCCCGACTACGTACCGCTCACCGAGAACCCGGAACAGTGGGCCTGGAACCTGCTGCTGCCCTGGGTCTCACTGGCCCTGGTATCCGCCGCTCCGTACGCCCGGATGACCCGGGCATCGATGCTGGAGACCCTCGCCGAGGACCATGTGCGCACCTTCCGGGCGTACGGGGTGAGCGAGCGGAAGCTCGTCGGGCGGCACGCGCTGCGCGGCGCGCTCGGCCCCGTGATCGCGCTCGGCGCACTGGACATCGGCTCGATGTTCGGCGGTGCCGTCCTCACCGAGTCGCTCTTCAACATCCCCGGCGTCGGACGCGAACTCGTCGACGCCGTGAAGAACGTCGACCTGCCGGTCGTCGTCGGCCTGGTGCTCGTCACCGGCTTCTTCGTCGTCCTTGCCAATGCCGTCGCGGACATCCTGCAGGCGATGGCCGACCGTCGGGTGGTGCTGGCATGA
- a CDS encoding ABC transporter permease, translated as MAEALLVKEAGAVPAPASGASSFWRRLRARRSAAVAAVIVALLVLVALAAPLLAGIEGQDPTTYHANLVDSATGGVPLGSFGGISADHWLGVEPLTGRDLFARVVYGARVSLGVALAATLLQVIIGVVVGLAAGLGNRFVDQALSRVTDIVVALPVMVIALGALAVVPADFPRPVLIAAIVGLVGWSGISKIVRAQTLALKSLDHVAAARLSGWGGWRIARRELLPALGAPVITYAVLLFPGNIVVEAALSFLGVGIKPPTPSWGQMLSDADTWYQAAPTYLLIPALLIFITVLALTVLGEGVRNALDPRIASRLRIGTGRKKEAGA; from the coding sequence ATGGCCGAAGCTCTACTGGTCAAGGAGGCGGGGGCCGTGCCGGCCCCCGCCTCCGGGGCCTCCTCGTTCTGGCGGCGGCTGCGCGCACGGCGCTCCGCCGCCGTGGCGGCCGTGATCGTCGCCCTCCTGGTCCTGGTCGCGCTCGCCGCCCCGCTGCTGGCGGGCATCGAGGGCCAGGACCCCACCACCTACCACGCGAACCTCGTCGACTCCGCGACCGGCGGTGTACCGCTGGGCTCGTTCGGCGGGATCAGTGCCGACCACTGGCTCGGCGTCGAACCGCTCACCGGCCGCGATCTCTTCGCCCGCGTCGTGTACGGGGCCCGGGTCTCGCTCGGCGTGGCGCTGGCCGCGACCCTGCTCCAGGTGATCATCGGCGTGGTCGTCGGGCTCGCCGCCGGACTCGGCAACCGCTTCGTCGACCAGGCGCTCAGCCGCGTCACCGACATCGTCGTCGCCCTGCCCGTGATGGTGATCGCGCTCGGCGCGCTCGCCGTCGTCCCTGCCGACTTCCCGCGTCCGGTGCTGATCGCCGCGATCGTCGGGCTGGTCGGCTGGTCCGGTATCTCCAAGATCGTGCGCGCCCAGACCCTCGCGCTGAAGTCGCTCGACCATGTGGCGGCCGCCCGGCTCAGCGGCTGGGGCGGCTGGCGGATCGCCCGGCGCGAGCTGCTGCCCGCGCTCGGCGCACCCGTCATCACCTACGCCGTGCTGCTCTTCCCCGGCAACATCGTCGTCGAAGCGGCGCTGTCCTTCCTCGGCGTCGGCATCAAACCGCCCACGCCGTCCTGGGGACAGATGCTCAGCGACGCCGACACCTGGTACCAGGCGGCGCCCACCTATCTGCTGATCCCCGCCCTGCTGATCTTCATCACCGTGCTGGCGCTGACCGTCCTCGGTGAGGGCGTACGCAACGCACTGGACCCGCGCATCGCCTCCCGGCTGCGGATCGGCACCGGACGCAAGAAGGAGGCCGGAGCATGA